From Myxococcus guangdongensis:
AGCGCAAGGCGGCCATCAAGCAGGCGCGCGGCGAGGTGGACAACGCCGTCGTCGCGGAGCTGCTGTCGGGGCTCATCGCCGGCAAGGCGGAGGTCTCCGTGGTGCTGGCGGAGCGGTCGCTGCTGGACACGCTGGTCGCCGAGGAGCCCATCGCCTTCACGCTGGAGCGCACCGGGCGGCTGGAGAAGCTGCAGGTGGTGCTCCTGGCGCGGCGCGGGGAGTGGGAGCGGCTGCTCCCCGGACTCGAGCGCGACGCGAAGCTCACCCAGAAGCCCGCCACGGTGGCCCGTCAGCCGGACAAGCGGCCGTACTCGGACCCGCGCGCGTTCCTGGACCACCTGGGCGAGCAGGTGAAGCTGGTGCTGCGCAACGGCATCACGCTGCAGCTGCCGCTGATGCACGTGGGCCGCTTCGACCTGCTGTTGGGCGAGACGGGCCACGAGGTGTTCGTCCCGCTCCACGCGCTGTTGCGCTTCGAGCCGGTCGCAGCGAGCGCTCCCGCCACCGAGGCCTGAAGCCAAGGCCGCGGAATTTCGCGGGGGCGCCGCCCCTTCCTCCATCTTTTGCCGAGCGAGGCACTCACGCCATGCGCCCCTTCATCTCCCGCATCATCAAGCCCTGGCTCGCGCTGGCCGCGACGGCCGCCATGGTGGGCGCCACCCAGCAGGGCTGCACCAAGGACACCCCGCCCGCCGCCGCGGCCCCCGCGCCCACCGTCCCGGAGAAGCGGGAGAACGGCGTGCGCGTGGTGGAGCTGACGGTGACGGAGAAGGGCTACGAGCCCAGCCCCGTGCAGCTCAAGAAGGACGAGCCGGTGAAGCTGGTGGTGACGCGCAAGACGGACCAGACGTGCGCGACGGAAGTCGTGATGGACGACTACGGCATCAACACCGCGCTGCCGCTGGGCCAGCCGGTGGACATCACCTTCACGCCCAAGACGTCCGGCAAGCTCGTGTACGGCTGCGCCATGGGGAAGATGATTTCCGGCGTTTTCCTGGTGGAGTGAAGACGTAGGCCGAAATCTGGGCACCGCGCCGGGGAGGAGTAGTGTGCCGGCCCTGCATGGGCGGCGCGGCGGAGCTCTTCACGCGGCATGTCTTCCTCGACCTCGAAACCACGGGGTTGGATCCACGTGCCGACGAAATCATCGAGCTGGGGTGTCTGTTCTTCGAGGACGGGCGCGAGGTGGACCGCTTCGCGCGGCTGTACTCGGCGTCCAAGCCCCTGCCCCTCACGATTCGTCGGCTCACGGGCCTGACGGACGCGGACCTGGAGGGCCGGCCGCGCTTCGGCGTGGACCTGGAGGACCTCAAGGCGCGGCTGACGGGCTGGACGGTGGTGGCCCACAACGCCTCCTTCGAGAAGGGCTTCCTGCCGGACCTGCTGGGCTCCATCCGCGCGCCGGTGCTCGATTCGTGCGAGCTGATGCACTACCTGCACCCGGAGCTGCCCAGCCACTCGCTGGAGTCGCTCCTGCGCTGGGCGGGGCTGGGCATCCGGCAGCCACACCGCGCGGTGTCCGACTGCGAGGCGGTGTACGCGGTGCTCGTGCAGACGATGGAGCGCTGCATCAGCGACGGGCGTGGCGAGGACCTCGCGGACCTCGTGGCCACGCTGGACCCTCGGGCGGCGCGCCGGCTCGGCCCCGCTGACAGCCTGGAGGGGGGCGCGTTCGATTACGACGAGTGGCCACTCCTGGAGCTCCTGTCGCGTCTGAACGAGGCCTGCCGGGCGAGGCCCGCGCCGCTCGCGCTCGAGACACAAGGCGGCTTCCTGCGCGGACGTCCGGAGCGCCGTCGCGCGGTGGGCGTCCCCGCGGTCGCGGAGCCCGAGGCCGAGACGCCGGTGTTGGCGGTGCGGGCCGACGAGGTGTCCGCGGTGCTGGGCGCGGGCGGGGCGCTGGAGCAGCGTGAGGAGGGCTTCCGCAGCCGGCCCGCGCAGCTCGACATGGCGCAGGCGGTGGCGCGCGCGCTGTCGGATGGGGAGCAGGTGGCGGTGGAGGCGGGCACGGGCACGGGCAAGTCGCTCGCGTACCTGACGCCCGCGGCCCTCTTCGCCGCGCGCAACGGGCGGAAAGTCGGCGTGGCGCCGCACACCAAGACGCTGCAGGACCAGCTGCTGGAGAAGGACCTGCCGCGCCTGCACCGCGCGCTGGGGGGCACGTTCGGCTACGCGCTGCTCAAGGGCCAGTCGAACTACCTGTGCCGCCGCCGCGCGCTGGAGGCCACGCGCGTGGAGCCGGGCATGGGGCACAACGCCCGCGCGCCCCGGGCGTACCTGCGCGCGTACCTGCGCCGCAGCGTCGAGGGAGACCTGGACCGGCTGAGCCACTGGTTCCGCGAGCGCTTCCCCGTGCTCATGGGGTTGATGCCGGCGGTGCGCTCCGAGGCGGCGACGACGCTGGGCGACAAGTGCCCGCATCACCACCGCTGCTTCTACCACTCGGCGGTGGCCCAGGCGCGCGAGGCGGACGTGCTGGTCATCAACCAGTCGCTCGCCTTCGCGTGGCCCGCGCGCTACCCGAAGCTCGAGCACCTGATTCTCGACGAGGCGCACGAGGTGGAGGACGTGGCCACCACGGCGCTCACCGTGGAGCTGTCGGACCTGGCCTTCCACCGGCTCACCGAGCGGCTGCACGGGCGCGACGGACGACACGGCCTGTTCGCCGAGCTGCGGCGCGCGCTGTCGGCCTCCCGTCGTGAGGAGTCACGCGCGCTGATGGGCCAGGTGGAGGACTCGCTGCGCCGGTTGATGGACGAGGCGCGGGATTTGGGCGCGCGGGTGACGGAGCTGTGTGAGCCCTCGGCGACGGCGGCCGGAGAGGACCCGGACGAGGGCGCCTATGCCCCGGAGCTGCGCGTGACGGAGGCCGTGCGCGCGCTGCCCGCGTGGACGCCGGTGCGCGAGGGGCTGGAGCTGGTGCGTGGCGCGCTGCAGGCGCTGCACACACTGCTCGCGGTGCGGGTGCTGGAGGCCCTGCCGGAGCTGGCGGTGAGGATGCCGGCGCTGGAGCGCGAGCTGTCTGGCGCGACGACGGAGCTGGGAGAGCTGTCGACGCTGGCCACGGAGCTGTCGGGCGAGGCGGCGGCGGGGCGGTGCTACTCGGCCACGGCCGAGCCCCGACGTCAGCGCTGGAGCGTGGGCGCGCAGCCGGTGGACGTGTCCTTCCACGTGTCGCGCGACTTCGCCGCGAACAAGCGCGCGCTGGTGCTCACCTCCGCCACGCTGGGCCCGAGCAACGGGAGCGGCACGCCCTTCGTGTTGAAGCGCCTGGGGCTGGATGGCCGAGGCGACAAGCCCGCGCCCCGGCTGTTGCGCGCGCCCTCCCCCTTCCAGCTGCACGAGCAGGCGCTCGTCGTGCTCGTCACGGACGCGCCGCGCGCGCACGAGGAGCCCTTCGTCGACTGGGCGGCGACGCGCATCTCCGGCCTCGCGCAGACGATGGGCGGACGGCTGTTGGGGCTGTTCGCCTCCACGCGGCGCATGGAGCGCGTGGGCGCGGAGGCTCGCAATCGGCTGGAGCCGCTGGGCATCGAGGTGCTGCGGCAGTCCCGTGGACACGGCCGCTCCCTGGCGGCGCGGCAGGAGCGCGACACGGGCACGGTGCTGTTGGGCACGAAGAGCTTCTGGCAGGGCGTGGACATCCCCGGACGGGGCGTGGGCTGTGTCTTCATCGACAAGCTCCCGCTGGAGCCCGCGCTGCGTCCGCTGGTCGCCGCGCGCGAGGAGCCGCTGGCCCGCGCGGGGGGCGAGTACCAGGGCTTCCTCCAGTACCGGCTGCCGCGCGCGCTGCTCCTGCTGCGGCAGGGCGTGGGGCGCCTCATCCGGTCCACCACGGACCGGGGCGTCGTCATCATCGCGGACCCGGGACACCCCAGCTACCGCGCGTACCTGATGAACGCCCTGGAGGGCTACCGCGTGGAGGCGCTGCCGTGGGCGCAGGCGCGCCTGCGCATCCACGGCGTGCTCAAGCAGACGGGGCTGCTCGTGGACTCAGCCGCGCCGCGCTGAGCAGGGCTCACGAGCCCAGGCGAGCGCGGAAGCGAGACCTCAACGCACGCGGCTCACCGAGCGACTCGCTCGACGCAACACCGCGCAACGCTCACGCGTCCAGGCGCGCGCGGAAGCGGGACTCCAGCGCGCGCAGCTCGCCGAGCGACTCGCCCGACGCCCCACCCCGCTCCGCCTCCTCCAGCGCCTTCGCCAGCACCCGCGCATCCTCTTCGCTCTGCTCGCGCAGCCGCTGCATCATCGTCCGCGTCGCGTCGAACAAATCCTTCAGCTCGTCGCCATCGCGCAGACCGTACGACGGAGGACGCAGCTTGCCTTCGGCCACCTCCCCCACCATGCGCCGGATGCGCAGCAGCGGCCCCGCCACCCGATGCGTCACGACGATGGTGCCCAGCGCCACCACGGCGATGAAGGCCAGGAGGAACGCGCCCAGCACCCACCACGTCGCGCGCTGCCGCCACTCGAGCTCCGCGCGCTGCGCGACGATGGCCGCGCGCTCCTGCTCGTAGGCCGCGTCGATGGTCTGCGCCTTCTCGCGGAAGGCGGCCTCGAACGCCGGGTCATCCATGCGCGCGAGCAGCTCGTTGGAGAGCGTGGCGCTGGACAGCTCCCGGCTCACCTCGGCGGCCTTCGAGCGCGCCTCCACCGCCGTCGCCGTCTCCTGCATCAGCGCCCGCGCCGAGCGCACCAGGAACACGCCCAGCAGCGCCGACAGCACCAGCGTCACGCCCACGATGTACGCGGTCAGCTTGAGCTGGAAGCTCGTATCCAGCAGGAAGTTGCGCCAGCGCCGCTTGGGGGCCGCCTGCTGCGCCGTGCTGCTCGTCGTCATGTGTCGTTGCTCCACTCGAAGGTTTCGGCGGCGTCCTCCACGGCGCGGGGGACCAACGCCTTGAGGAGGTCCGCGGGCTGCGCGCCCCCGGCCTTCACGTCCACCTGTCCCAGCAGGGACAGGTCCGGGTAGGTCATGCAGACGATGGCCACCCGCAGGCCCCCGCCCTCCATGGGGTGGACCTCCGGGGTGATGCGAAAACCACGCACGCCCAGCTTCTTCAGCACGCCCTTGGCCTGCGCCTTGGTCTCCTTGGCCGGCGCCAGCACCGCGCCCCGGCGCACCAACCGCGAGCGCAGCCGCGCCTCCGTGGCCTTCACCAGCTCCGGCGGCAGCGAGCGCGTCAGGTCCTTCATGCCCTCCATGGCGATGTACAGACGGGCCGGACGCGCCTGGTACTCCTTCAGCGCGCTCACCGCCTCGCGCACCGCCGCCTGCACCGCCGCGTCCGCCTCGTCCTTGTGGGCCTCCAGACAGGGCAGCGCGGAGGACTCCAAGAGCTTCGCCAGCGACTTGGCGACGGCGGCGCGAACCAGCTCGCTCGTGTCCTTGAGGCCGGGGCACAGCACGGCCACGGCCTCCGGGTCCTCGGTGGCGCCCAGCACCAGCGCCGCCTGGGAGCGGGAGCGGGGGTCCTTGCCCTGCTGGAGCTGGCGCCCCAGGAACGCAAGACGGGTATCCCCCTGGGCGAGGGTCGCGCCGGGCGCGAGGAGCAACAGGAGCAGGACGAGGGCGGGCAGCCGCATGGCGGGGGAGGGCGACTCGCAGTGTAGCGCCGTGTGCCCGGTGACGAACAGTTGCCTGGAGGGCAGGCCGTTCACACCCACCTCCCCTCCCCGCGTAGGCGTCGTGGATCCGACCTGGGGCCATCCTGGGGTAACGTGCGCCCGGTCCAGGAGGGCATGCCCGGTGTCATTCGCTTCCCGGTTGGAAGGTCTGCTGCAGCAAGTGGGATTGAGCGGCGTGGTGGAGGAGGTGCGCACGCGCCTGGGCTACGCGCGCCCGAATCCTCCCCCCGCCCACAACGGCCATGGCGCGCCCCGTCCCGTGGAGCGAAGGGAGACTCCAGCCGCCCCCGCGCAGGCCGCGCCCCCGAGCGCCCCCGAGCCCACGCGCGTCGAGCGCACCCCGCGCCCTCGCCCCATCGAGGAGCCGCAAGCCCCCGCCGCCGAGGTCGTGGCCGAAGAGCCTGTGCCTCCGACGAAGGCCGCGAAGACGCGCAAGGCCAAGGTGACGAAGAGCGCGAAGAGCGCCCCCAAGGCCCCCGCGCCGAAGTCGGCCAAGAGCAGCCCCGCCCGGAGCAAGCCCCGCGCGAAGAAGCGCGAGAGCCCCGCCGCGTCCGCGTCTCCCACGGCGGACGCGGGACAGGCGGTGGACCGGTTGATGGCGGCGCTGCGGACGCATCCGCGCCACGAGCAGCTCGCGTCCGCGGGCAAGCTGAAGGACCAGCTCGTGCGCTCGCTGATTCCGCTCTACCTGGCCCGCGCCGCGGAGCTGGACATGGAGGTGACGTCCGGGACGACGTCGCGCTTCTGGGGCGAGCTGGGCGTCACCTACGCGGCGCCCAACGCGGCCAAGGCCCTGCGGCTGCATGCCGGCTACGCCCAGGACACCAAGAAGGGCAAGGCCATCACCGCCAAGGGCGTGCAGTACGTCGAGGCCGCGCTCGAGCGCCTGCGCGAAGGCGAAGCCTCCTGAGCCACGCGCCTGGCCACCGGGGCGAGTGTCGGACCGGTGGCACTTGGGGGTCCGAGGGGACCTGGTGAGGTTGGCT
This genomic window contains:
- a CDS encoding helicase C-terminal domain-containing protein gives rise to the protein MGGAAELFTRHVFLDLETTGLDPRADEIIELGCLFFEDGREVDRFARLYSASKPLPLTIRRLTGLTDADLEGRPRFGVDLEDLKARLTGWTVVAHNASFEKGFLPDLLGSIRAPVLDSCELMHYLHPELPSHSLESLLRWAGLGIRQPHRAVSDCEAVYAVLVQTMERCISDGRGEDLADLVATLDPRAARRLGPADSLEGGAFDYDEWPLLELLSRLNEACRARPAPLALETQGGFLRGRPERRRAVGVPAVAEPEAETPVLAVRADEVSAVLGAGGALEQREEGFRSRPAQLDMAQAVARALSDGEQVAVEAGTGTGKSLAYLTPAALFAARNGRKVGVAPHTKTLQDQLLEKDLPRLHRALGGTFGYALLKGQSNYLCRRRALEATRVEPGMGHNARAPRAYLRAYLRRSVEGDLDRLSHWFRERFPVLMGLMPAVRSEAATTLGDKCPHHHRCFYHSAVAQAREADVLVINQSLAFAWPARYPKLEHLILDEAHEVEDVATTALTVELSDLAFHRLTERLHGRDGRHGLFAELRRALSASRREESRALMGQVEDSLRRLMDEARDLGARVTELCEPSATAAGEDPDEGAYAPELRVTEAVRALPAWTPVREGLELVRGALQALHTLLAVRVLEALPELAVRMPALERELSGATTELGELSTLATELSGEAAAGRCYSATAEPRRQRWSVGAQPVDVSFHVSRDFAANKRALVLTSATLGPSNGSGTPFVLKRLGLDGRGDKPAPRLLRAPSPFQLHEQALVVLVTDAPRAHEEPFVDWAATRISGLAQTMGGRLLGLFASTRRMERVGAEARNRLEPLGIEVLRQSRGHGRSLAARQERDTGTVLLGTKSFWQGVDIPGRGVGCVFIDKLPLEPALRPLVAAREEPLARAGGEYQGFLQYRLPRALLLLRQGVGRLIRSTTDRGVVIIADPGHPSYRAYLMNALEGYRVEALPWAQARLRIHGVLKQTGLLVDSAAPR
- a CDS encoding cupredoxin domain-containing protein, with translation MRPFISRIIKPWLALAATAAMVGATQQGCTKDTPPAAAAPAPTVPEKRENGVRVVELTVTEKGYEPSPVQLKKDEPVKLVVTRKTDQTCATEVVMDDYGINTALPLGQPVDITFTPKTSGKLVYGCAMGKMISGVFLVE
- a CDS encoding HEAT repeat domain-containing protein, with the protein product MRLPALVLLLLLLAPGATLAQGDTRLAFLGRQLQQGKDPRSRSQAALVLGATEDPEAVAVLCPGLKDTSELVRAAVAKSLAKLLESSALPCLEAHKDEADAAVQAAVREAVSALKEYQARPARLYIAMEGMKDLTRSLPPELVKATEARLRSRLVRRGAVLAPAKETKAQAKGVLKKLGVRGFRITPEVHPMEGGGLRVAIVCMTYPDLSLLGQVDVKAGGAQPADLLKALVPRAVEDAAETFEWSNDT
- a CDS encoding sensor histidine kinase; this translates as MTTSSTAQQAAPKRRWRNFLLDTSFQLKLTAYIVGVTLVLSALLGVFLVRSARALMQETATAVEARSKAAEVSRELSSATLSNELLARMDDPAFEAAFREKAQTIDAAYEQERAAIVAQRAELEWRQRATWWVLGAFLLAFIAVVALGTIVVTHRVAGPLLRIRRMVGEVAEGKLRPPSYGLRDGDELKDLFDATRTMMQRLREQSEEDARVLAKALEEAERGGASGESLGELRALESRFRARLDA